A window of the Anoplolepis gracilipes chromosome 11, ASM4749672v1, whole genome shotgun sequence genome harbors these coding sequences:
- the LOC140670874 gene encoding venom dipeptidyl peptidase 4 has protein sequence MVKQTILRFLILCSYLFVIGQSRTISYINGTNIRTNNDDRVTKKPFTVEEIYLQFYYTFGFNGTWISDTEIMITDTIKSEINVYDVVTRKNKRIFDRSKIPLPYKFSSAIFSADKQYILFSYNVKQIFRHTTVRNYIVYDVNRRAYKKIANEAPIVLALWSPIGSDLVYVHDNDIYHMIFNRSQIVVRRLTESGKSGVIYNGVPDWVYEEEVLRSAVAMWYSPDGQHLAFATFNDTVVKDMAYFYYGVPGSFVNQYPTQVKLKYPKVGTPNPVISLSVINLSDPSSKAIILKAPVVGSDNILFTVSWWDTTHVIATWTNRVQNQSQLIMYDTQGAGKPTLYDEETEGWLQPNGPTRADDYALLLRWKDSGTNAGRFRHIDRYEYESGRFVSSVDLTPGPSEVHSILAVDSLRGKVYYLATAPGEPTQRNLYSVPLDASQKPTCISCQLLTPEGNKCTYATASFSNLRSYYALTCSGPDPATITIKDANHQSILIWKTNSFVRGLLSRRLMPQQRDFYVTVNGYDSRVRLLLPPNFDENKSYPLLVYVYAGPNTVKITDNAKYEYEYYLTTNKHVIYAWIDARGSAFKGSKMLFEIYRNIGTVEIEDTIAVTEALQKQYKWIDANRTGIWGWSYGGFTTGMVLATDTASVFKCGISVAPVTSWIYYDSIYTERFMGLATPEDNLAGYNRTDITRRVEGIRGKKYMLIHGTGDDNVHYQQAMALAKSLEHNDILFEQITYTDEAHGLETVYPHFYHTMDKFWNKCFGFSRAR, from the exons ATTCTACGATTTCTTATACTGTGTAGCTATCTGTTCGTCATCGGTCAATCACGAACAA tTTCATACATCAATGGCACCAATATTCGCACTAACAATGATGATCGAGTCACCAAGAAACCATTCACTGTGGAGGAAatttatcttcaattttattataccttcGGTTTCAACGGCACGTGGATCTCCGATACAGAAATTATGATTACAGACACTATTAAAAGCGAGATTAACGTTTATGACGTAGTAACAAGGAAGAATAAGCGGATTTTTGATAGATCAAAGATACCA CTGCCATACAAATTTAGTTCGGCAATCTTCTCGGCTGACAAACAATACATTCTGTTTAGTTATAATGTTAAACAA ATATTCAGACACACGACTGTTAGAAATTACATAGTATACGATGTAAATCGCAG ggcatataaaaaaatcgcaaATGAGGCTCCTATCGTATTGGCGTTATGGTCACCGATTGGCAGTGATTTGGTTTACGTTCATGATAACGATATCTATCACATGATTTTCAATCGCAGCCAAATTGTAGTTCGTAGATTGACGGAAAGCGGTAAATCTGGTGTCATTTACAATGGAGTTCCGGATTGGGTATACGAAG AGGAAGTACTTAGATCCGCAGTCGCAATGTGGTATTCGCCAGATGGACAGCATCTAGCCTTTGCAACCTTTAACGATACTGTAGTAAAAGACATGGCATACTTTTATTATGGCGTACCTGGTTCTTTTGTAAACCAATATCCTACTCAAGTAAAGCTAAAATATCCCAAG gTAGGTACGCCTAATCCAGTAATTTCTTTGTCAGTAATCAATTTAAGTGATCCATCGTCAAAAGCAATTATTTTGAAAGCGCCTGTTGTTGGCAG TGATAATATCTTGTTCACTGTAAGTTGGTGGGACACGACGCATGTGATAGCAACATGGACAAACCGTGTGCAAAATCAATCTCAATTGATCATGTACGATACGCAGGGTGCTGGTAAACCGACTTTATACGACGAGGAGACCGAGGGTTGGCTTCAGCCAAATGGTCCCACAAGAGCCGATGATTATGCCTTACTTCTACGATGGAAGGATTCTGGCACTAACGCCGGTAGATTTCGACATATAGATAG ATATGAGTACGAAAGTGGCCGATTCGTTTCATCGGTAGATCTAACGCCCGGTCCCTCGGAGGTGCATTCCATTTTGGCAGTCGATTCGCTCAGAGGCAAAGTTTACTACCTCGCTACGGCGCCGGGTGAACCGACCCAAAGGAATTTGTATTCGGTGCCTCTGGACGCGAGCCAAAAACCAACTTGCATATCCTGCCAACTGCTTACGCCGGAAG GGAATAAATGCACGTACGCGACCGCATCTTTTTCAAACCTCAGATCATATTACGCTCTCACCTGTTCTGGGCCTGATCCAGCTACAATAACAATTAAAGACGCAAATCATCAGTCAATCTTGATTTGGAAAACTAATTCATTCGTAAGAGGACTTTTGTCACGACGATTGATGCCACAACAAAGAGATTTTTACGTTACCGTAAACGGCTATGATTCTAGAGTTAGATTGTTACTGCCACCGAATTTCGATGAAAATAAATCGTATCCCTTGTTAGTATATGT tTACGCCGGTCCAAACACAGTTAAGATCACTGATAATGCTAAATACGAGTATGAGTATTATCTGACAACTAATAAACACGTAATCTATGCGTGGATCGACGCACGAGGATCAGCCTTCAAAGGCAGCAAGATGCTCTTTGAGATATACAGAAATATAGGAACGGTAGAGATCGAAGATACGATCGCTGTTACTGA AGCCCTGCAGAAACAATATAAGTGGATCGATGCGAATAGAACTGGTATATGGGGCTGGAGTTATGGTGGTTTTACCACTGGCATGGTACTTGCCACGGATACAGCCTCTGTGTTCAAGTGTGGTATATCTGTTGCGCCTGTAACTTCGTGGATCTATTACG ATTCTATTTACACGGAGCGATTCATGGGACTAGCGACTCCCGAAGACAATCTCGCCGGTTACAATCGCACTGATATTACACGACGGGTAGAGGGAATACGAGGGAAAAAGTACATGCTAATACATGGTACTGGAGACGACAACGTGCACTACCAGCAAGCGATGGCTCTCGCCAAGTCGCTAGAGCATAATGATATTCTGTTCGAACAGATCACGTACACGGACGAGGCGCATGGCCTCGAGACCGTGTATCCTCATTTCTATCACACAATGGACAAATTTTGGAACAAATGCTTTGGCTTCAGCCGTGCTCGTTGA